A window from Sulfurovum sp. TSL1 encodes these proteins:
- a CDS encoding DUF5676 family membrane protein: MNINANKIGVSSAISFGILWIICSALVHFFPDPTMMITEYMLHADLSEIVWTLTFLSFSIGLLAWSTLAGISAWLIASIYNRL; this comes from the coding sequence ATGAATATTAATGCGAACAAAATAGGAGTTTCTAGTGCTATTTCTTTTGGGATACTTTGGATTATCTGTAGTGCTTTAGTGCATTTTTTTCCAGATCCTACGATGATGATTACTGAGTATATGCTGCATGCTGATTTAAGCGAGATTGTGTGGACGCTAACCTTTTTGAGTTTTTCAATTGGATTATTAGCTTGGTCTACTTTAGCAGGTATAAGTGCTTGGCTGATAGCCTCTATATACAACAGGTTGTAA
- a CDS encoding DUF302 domain-containing protein: MPEISVYLPCRISVYENNGMTALSTIGVEEIINAVETKEEFKTYMIIHFENLKRVMRSWDT; this comes from the coding sequence CTGCCGGAAATTTCTGTCTATCTTCCCTGTAGGATATCTGTGTATGAAAATAATGGCATGACAGCATTGTCAACTATTGGAGTGGAAGAAATTATTAATGCTGTTGAAACAAAGGAAGAGTTTAAAACATACATGATTATACACTTTGAAAATCTAAAACGAGTGATGCGCAGTTGGGATACATAG
- a CDS encoding cation diffusion facilitator family transporter yields the protein MNNEMKSAHFSHGMPTGDARALKITGWLTGIYFIIEISIGYWSGSVAVISDAFHTFSAVGGVLIALTAGYYSTRPASQYATFGLIRAEIIGALFNGLFLLLMALYVFWMGYQRLRAPIEIPTGPMLWAAAGGLATEIYALWLLFGKQKNNLNMKGAIWHIIQTFVGSFIIIIAALVIKFTGFYQIDPILGMLFGVVLFWASWGIIREATNILLQTVPEDFNLAKMVKSIEKFNTVENVHHTHVWALTSGKNIVSMHVLVKDTTDQKEVLKEIHNLLKKDFSVYFSTIQIETECLDDKEASDIAVNVYSSYSNHVQNTKNKT from the coding sequence ATGAACAATGAAATGAAAAGTGCACATTTCAGTCACGGCATGCCTACAGGTGATGCACGCGCCTTAAAAATAACCGGATGGCTGACCGGTATATATTTTATCATTGAAATTAGCATAGGATACTGGAGCGGTTCAGTAGCGGTCATTTCAGATGCTTTTCATACCTTCTCAGCTGTTGGCGGTGTTTTGATTGCCCTGACGGCAGGGTACTACTCCACTCGACCAGCTTCTCAATATGCAACTTTTGGTTTGATCCGTGCTGAAATCATCGGTGCACTCTTTAACGGACTCTTTTTACTTCTTATGGCACTCTATGTTTTTTGGATGGGATACCAACGTCTTCGTGCTCCGATCGAAATCCCTACCGGACCTATGCTATGGGCTGCAGCCGGTGGGCTTGCGACTGAGATTTATGCATTATGGCTGTTATTTGGAAAACAAAAGAACAATCTTAATATGAAAGGAGCGATCTGGCACATCATACAAACTTTTGTAGGTAGCTTCATTATTATTATTGCGGCTCTTGTCATCAAATTCACAGGTTTTTATCAGATCGATCCGATTTTAGGAATGCTGTTTGGAGTAGTTTTATTCTGGGCTTCATGGGGCATCATACGTGAAGCAACAAATATTCTTCTGCAAACTGTTCCTGAAGATTTTAATCTGGCTAAAATGGTAAAAAGCATAGAAAAATTTAATACAGTTGAGAATGTACACCACACACATGTTTGGGCTTTAACCAGCGGAAAAAATATTGTATCAATGCATGTGCTTGTCAAAGACACAACAGATCAAAAAGAGGTACTTAAAGAAATCCATAATTTGTTGAAAAAAGATTTTTCAGTCTATTTTTCTACGATACAGATTGAAACAGAGTGTTTGGACGACAAAGAGGCATCTGATATAGCCGTCAATGTATACTCATCCTACAGTAATCATGTACAAAACACAAAGAATAAAACATGA
- a CDS encoding efflux RND transporter periplasmic adaptor subunit has translation MLKNITLLVASAFILSSTLLAESTMKTVKQVNVTEESAVTKNVPKKEIKTSAMKCETGKCSSGDANKSKVIPKKEIAPTKSTVKQLFNVKTVVVKELSTAKEKVNYGYIVAEDSAMVDVLTWYNGFVEELYADTLYKKVKKGDALAKVYSPEVYKAKQDYLNSINYNKKTSMPEMLESAKIKLKLLGVDEKEIKCIETDKYADIYTTVYAPISGWIFEKNINQGASFTSKKRLFKIVNLEKVWMEVKLFQEELKMLPMLENFMVKPKGVEKTFKAHKSLLYPMLDTKEATATLRLVLNNDSQESLRPGMYAKVHATAKSKKRLLIPRTAAMRKNGIWYAFLATEFKGEYEPVIINVKPLDNKYFEVTKGLHAGETLVNNALFMMDSDAQINGIY, from the coding sequence ATGTTAAAAAACATCACTCTTTTAGTCGCATCGGCTTTCATATTAAGCTCTACACTTTTGGCAGAAAGTACCATGAAGACTGTGAAGCAGGTAAACGTAACAGAGGAAAGTGCTGTTACAAAAAACGTACCCAAAAAAGAGATTAAGACTTCTGCTATGAAATGCGAAACAGGAAAATGTTCTTCCGGAGATGCCAATAAATCAAAAGTTATTCCAAAGAAAGAAATCGCGCCAACAAAATCAACAGTAAAACAACTTTTCAATGTCAAAACTGTCGTAGTCAAAGAGCTTAGTACTGCTAAAGAAAAAGTCAACTATGGCTATATCGTTGCAGAAGATTCAGCTATGGTAGATGTACTTACTTGGTACAATGGTTTTGTAGAAGAGCTTTACGCTGATACGCTTTATAAAAAAGTAAAAAAGGGTGATGCGCTGGCAAAAGTCTATTCACCAGAAGTATACAAAGCAAAACAAGACTACTTAAATTCTATCAATTACAATAAAAAGACCTCCATGCCTGAAATGCTTGAAAGTGCAAAAATAAAACTTAAACTCCTCGGTGTAGATGAAAAAGAGATTAAATGTATAGAAACGGATAAATATGCAGATATATATACAACTGTCTATGCACCTATTTCTGGTTGGATCTTTGAAAAAAATATCAATCAAGGTGCATCGTTTACATCAAAAAAAAGACTCTTTAAGATTGTAAATCTAGAAAAAGTATGGATGGAAGTGAAACTCTTTCAAGAAGAACTAAAAATGCTACCGATGCTAGAGAATTTCATGGTAAAGCCCAAAGGTGTGGAAAAAACATTCAAAGCACACAAATCACTACTCTATCCTATGCTTGACACTAAAGAAGCCACAGCAACACTGCGTCTTGTTTTAAACAATGATTCACAAGAGAGTTTAAGACCCGGCATGTATGCAAAGGTGCATGCTACTGCAAAATCAAAAAAACGTTTGCTTATCCCACGTACAGCAGCTATGCGTAAAAATGGTATATGGTATGCATTTCTTGCGACAGAATTCAAAGGTGAATATGAACCAGTCATCATTAATGTTAAACCATTGGATAACAAATATTTTGAAGTTACCAAAGGTTTACATGCAGGTGAAACACTTGTGAACAATGCTCTCTTCATGATGGATTCTGATGCACAAATAAACGGGATATATTGA
- a CDS encoding copper resistance system multicopper oxidase, giving the protein MQRRTFVKGIAVASIMGMTTTSIDARPTRKNINNRNILTGNEFFLDIDYTPVNFTGASAVATTINGQIPGPTLVWKEGETVTLHVTNHLKKSSSIHWHGIILPAGMDGVPEISYDGIAPGETFTYTFKVQQHGTYWYHSHSEFQEQTGMYGTIVIKPRKREPFAYDKDYVVLLSDWSDEKPETIYKKLKQMSHYYNFSRRTVGTFLDEVKEKGFSNAFSDRKMWNEMRMNDRDLSDVTGYTYTFLMNGKNPATQFKALFNKGEKIRLRFVNASAMTFFDVRIPGLKMTVVAADGNHVKPVSIDEFRIGVAETYDVIVEPDEHKAYALFAQSIDRSGYAMGSLTPKTSMLAKAPAMDPRPVLTHTDMGMDMGQMDHGEGMKCGSGMMSSKKDLEKDKYTKMGSQRYPITQLPMERGLQTTMKAVAPKYRLDDPGVGLRNNGRKVLTYADLKNRYSTRKAKKPDREIILHLTGNMERYMWSINGIKYADSKPLAFYYGERIRITFINDTMMNHPMHLHGMWSDLETGDDNHLVRKHTVVVQPGAKISYRVTVDARDAWAYHCHMLYHMAGMFRKVVVV; this is encoded by the coding sequence ATGCAAAGAAGAACATTTGTCAAAGGAATAGCGGTTGCTTCCATTATGGGAATGACAACTACAAGCATCGACGCTAGACCTACACGAAAAAATATAAATAACCGTAATATCCTTACGGGAAATGAATTTTTTCTGGACATCGACTATACCCCGGTGAACTTCACAGGCGCAAGCGCTGTAGCCACTACCATCAATGGACAGATACCGGGTCCCACCCTGGTTTGGAAAGAAGGTGAAACTGTCACACTGCATGTGACCAATCATTTAAAAAAAAGCTCTTCTATTCACTGGCACGGCATCATTTTGCCTGCCGGTATGGATGGTGTTCCCGAGATCAGTTATGACGGTATTGCTCCGGGAGAGACGTTTACCTATACCTTTAAAGTACAGCAGCACGGAACCTACTGGTATCACAGTCACTCAGAATTTCAAGAGCAAACAGGGATGTATGGCACCATCGTCATCAAGCCACGGAAAAGAGAGCCGTTTGCCTATGACAAAGACTATGTTGTACTGCTTTCTGACTGGAGTGATGAAAAACCGGAAACGATCTATAAAAAACTCAAACAAATGAGCCACTACTATAACTTTTCTCGAAGGACGGTAGGTACTTTTCTGGATGAAGTGAAAGAAAAAGGCTTTTCAAATGCGTTTTCTGACCGAAAAATGTGGAATGAGATGCGTATGAATGACCGGGACCTCTCTGATGTCACAGGATATACCTATACGTTTTTGATGAATGGAAAAAATCCTGCAACCCAATTTAAAGCACTTTTTAACAAAGGGGAAAAGATACGTCTGCGTTTTGTCAATGCATCGGCCATGACATTCTTTGATGTACGTATACCCGGACTCAAAATGACCGTAGTAGCTGCAGATGGCAATCATGTCAAACCTGTAAGCATCGATGAGTTTCGTATCGGGGTAGCAGAAACCTATGATGTCATAGTAGAGCCTGATGAGCATAAAGCCTATGCCCTATTTGCACAGAGTATCGACCGTTCAGGGTATGCCATGGGGTCACTCACACCGAAAACTTCTATGTTGGCAAAGGCACCTGCCATGGATCCCCGACCTGTTCTCACCCACACCGATATGGGAATGGATATGGGCCAAATGGATCACGGAGAAGGCATGAAATGCGGTTCAGGTATGATGTCTTCTAAAAAAGACTTGGAAAAAGACAAATATACAAAGATGGGGTCACAGAGGTATCCTATCACTCAACTGCCTATGGAACGCGGATTACAAACGACCATGAAGGCTGTAGCACCCAAATACAGACTGGACGATCCCGGAGTAGGGCTGAGAAATAATGGCCGAAAAGTACTGACCTATGCAGATCTGAAGAACAGATACTCCACGCGTAAAGCCAAAAAACCCGACAGAGAGATCATTTTACACCTCACAGGCAATATGGAACGTTATATGTGGTCAATCAATGGTATTAAGTATGCCGACTCCAAACCTTTGGCATTCTACTATGGTGAACGTATACGCATTACATTTATTAACGATACCATGATGAACCACCCCATGCATCTGCATGGCATGTGGAGTGACCTGGAAACGGGTGACGATAACCATTTGGTAAGAAAACATACAGTCGTTGTACAGCCGGGTGCCAAGATAAGTTACAGGGTGACCGTTGATGCCAGAGATGCATGGGCATACCACTGTCATATGCTTTATCATATGGCCGGTATGTTTAGAAAAGTGGTAGTGGTATAA
- a CDS encoding DUF1104 domain-containing protein: MKYILTIAAMMASLYATDFTHMDTEKMMSMRGNVPMEQQEDFRKEMQKRMQSMTPQERQKYMKKSKNKKNNQGMTGNQGKGMMNDQSKGMMSQGQGMNQGQGMKTKQDQNMMMNKGKGMMNN; this comes from the coding sequence ATGAAATATATATTAACAATAGCGGCGATGATGGCTTCGCTTTACGCAACAGACTTTACGCATATGGATACTGAAAAGATGATGAGTATGCGAGGCAATGTACCCATGGAACAACAAGAAGATTTCAGAAAAGAGATGCAAAAACGGATGCAATCCATGACACCTCAAGAGCGCCAAAAATATATGAAAAAAAGTAAAAACAAAAAGAATAATCAAGGAATGACGGGCAACCAAGGCAAAGGTATGATGAACGACCAGAGTAAAGGCATGATGAGTCAGGGTCAGGGCATGAATCAAGGTCAAGGTATGAAGACTAAGCAAGATCAAAACATGATGATGAATAAAGGCAAAGGTATGATGAACAATTAA
- a CDS encoding TolC family protein, translating to MHIILLTILSIGIVHAQSIQQLINNAIEAHPSLQAIEHRLSAMDEKIALSQNFSNPDLSFTINDIQLGDPFSRDLEPMQYQAINFKQKFPWFGKLDARKTYTEAQKNVILNSYDAAKVKLAEEIRMTVYTIKEIEARIDIVKKYIEVSQQNIKLYTSYASTESKSHTNSMNASLLLTKVKIKAANYKAMLKTQKAKLKYLVNANINSISTTLTMKKPKSLHYYLAKLENNPVYHMSLSQKSVADANREIQSLDTMPDPYVKVGYFSRNDFNDFASITIGATIPLYGSEKLKTEAARKEVLAAASASLDYQSSLESDIETMYAKLIEAHTIYNILNHETLPQLEHMFELTQASIQQGGDLFAYTNLLEQKLDLEEESISIKAEYFRTQAKLKSLIGEL from the coding sequence ATGCATATCATACTCTTAACTATACTATCTATAGGTATAGTGCATGCACAAAGTATACAGCAACTTATTAATAATGCGATAGAAGCACATCCATCCCTGCAAGCTATTGAACATCGCCTTTCTGCCATGGATGAGAAAATTGCACTGTCTCAGAACTTTTCAAATCCGGATCTATCCTTTACCATTAATGACATACAACTTGGAGATCCTTTCAGTAGAGACCTTGAACCCATGCAGTATCAAGCCATCAATTTTAAACAAAAATTCCCTTGGTTTGGTAAGTTAGATGCACGTAAAACATATACAGAAGCTCAAAAAAACGTTATCCTTAATTCCTATGATGCAGCTAAGGTTAAACTTGCCGAAGAGATACGAATGACTGTATATACTATAAAAGAGATAGAAGCACGTATCGATATAGTAAAAAAATATATTGAAGTATCACAACAGAACATCAAACTTTACACTTCATATGCTTCAACAGAAAGTAAGAGCCATACCAATAGTATGAATGCCAGTTTACTTCTGACCAAAGTCAAAATAAAAGCTGCCAACTATAAGGCGATGCTTAAAACTCAAAAAGCAAAACTCAAGTACTTGGTGAACGCTAACATAAATTCAATCTCAACTACACTAACCATGAAAAAGCCTAAAAGTTTACACTATTACCTTGCTAAACTTGAAAACAATCCAGTCTACCATATGAGTCTTTCTCAAAAAAGTGTTGCTGATGCGAACAGAGAGATACAATCTCTCGATACAATGCCTGATCCTTATGTAAAAGTGGGATATTTTAGTCGTAATGACTTTAATGACTTTGCAAGCATTACGATAGGTGCCACTATCCCGCTTTATGGTAGTGAAAAATTAAAAACTGAAGCTGCCCGTAAAGAAGTCCTAGCTGCTGCCAGTGCCTCTTTGGACTATCAGTCATCATTAGAAAGTGACATTGAAACTATGTATGCAAAACTCATCGAAGCACATACTATCTATAACATTTTAAACCATGAAACTTTGCCTCAACTCGAACACATGTTTGAACTTACACAAGCAAGTATACAACAAGGTGGAGATCTCTTCGCCTATACAAACCTTCTTGAACAAAAACTAGACTTAGAAGAAGAAAGTATTTCTATAAAAGCGGAATACTTTAGAACACAAGCAAAATTAAAATCACTCATAGGAGAATTATAA
- a CDS encoding class I SAM-dependent methyltransferase produces the protein MAFSKIELVNLYNKRAQYYDFTANLYYLIGYREYYYRKKTIEALNLKEGDTVLEIACGTGLNFSLLHDAVGPSGKIIGLDVTDKMLEQAQKRIESKNWKNVELINADATQFKFPKGLNGVFSTFAITLIPEYEQVIKKGSESLVSGGRFAILDFKKPENRPMWIIKLLARAMRPFGVTLDLADRHPWEAIEKYFQINYFQEFYFGFSYLSVGEARKGS, from the coding sequence ATGGCTTTTAGTAAGATAGAACTTGTCAATTTGTATAATAAAAGAGCACAATATTACGACTTTACTGCAAACCTGTATTATCTCATTGGATACAGAGAATATTATTATAGAAAGAAAACTATAGAAGCTCTTAATCTCAAAGAAGGCGATACTGTATTGGAAATAGCATGCGGAACAGGTCTGAACTTTTCTTTACTCCATGATGCAGTAGGACCAAGCGGTAAAATTATCGGTCTTGACGTCACAGACAAAATGCTTGAGCAGGCTCAAAAACGCATTGAGTCAAAGAACTGGAAGAATGTAGAACTCATAAATGCCGATGCGACCCAATTTAAATTCCCGAAAGGTTTAAATGGTGTATTCTCGACATTTGCCATAACACTAATTCCCGAATATGAACAGGTAATTAAAAAAGGAAGTGAATCACTTGTATCAGGGGGTCGGTTTGCAATCCTTGACTTTAAAAAACCAGAAAATCGTCCAATGTGGATTATAAAACTACTAGCCCGCGCAATGAGACCGTTTGGTGTGACTCTTGATCTTGCAGACCGACATCCGTGGGAAGCTATCGAAAAGTATTTTCAGATAAACTATTTTCAAGAGTTCTACTTTGGTTTCAGTTATCTCTCCGTCGGTGAAGCGAGAAAAGGTAGTTAG
- a CDS encoding SHOCT domain-containing protein → MNYFNHGWGMGFGWLVPLLIIGIIFYFLQDKKKDKKSSAQDILDKRYANGDISKEEYEEKSRHLSEHE, encoded by the coding sequence ATGAATTATTTTAATCACGGTTGGGGTATGGGCTTTGGGTGGTTAGTTCCACTCTTAATCATAGGTATTATTTTCTATTTTTTACAAGATAAGAAAAAAGATAAAAAATCATCTGCACAAGATATTTTAGATAAACGCTATGCCAATGGCGACATCAGCAAAGAAGAATATGAAGAGAAATCAAGGCATTTAAGTGAGCACGAATAA
- a CDS encoding ion channel — MLITLSVTLVLVILCVILHYEAMRIMQRAGNWLHGNNAWHRWHLSILVCGLLLAHVLEVMLFGLTYCGLINGNTYGAIVGSQSPGLAECTYFSFANYTSLGYGDLVPSGPLRFMAGMEALTGLVLITWTASFMYLQMRRIWERDTP; from the coding sequence ATGCTGATTACACTAAGTGTTACATTGGTACTGGTTATTCTATGTGTTATCCTGCACTATGAGGCCATGCGGATCATGCAACGGGCAGGTAACTGGTTACATGGAAACAATGCCTGGCATCGCTGGCATTTATCGATCCTGGTATGCGGTTTGCTACTTGCCCACGTGCTTGAGGTGATGCTGTTCGGTTTGACCTATTGTGGGTTAATTAACGGCAACACTTACGGCGCGATTGTTGGCAGCCAGTCCCCCGGCCTTGCTGAATGCACCTACTTCTCGTTCGCTAATTACACCTCGCTGGGTTATGGTGATCTGGTGCCGTCTGGACCGTTGCGTTTTATGGCTGGTATGGAGGCACTCACTGGTCTGGTATTGATTACCTGGACGGCATCCTTTATGTATTTGCAGATGCGGCGCATCTGGGAACGCGACACACCCTGA
- a CDS encoding copper resistance protein B — protein sequence MKKIVLNLMAMIALGQTAQASMEDDPLVTMFLMDRFEVLDNDENTRVWEGSFWIGYDINKLYIYSEGEATSDGLESSQNELVYSRAVAPFWDVQIGLAYDKNDDASKTWGEIAISGLAPYYFETRAALLVNGDGNIGLRLDAEYEALLTQKLILTPSLEADLYTKDDPDLHIGSGLSNIEAGLRLRYEFIREFAPYIGVTWEKTFGNTREYNPIDETSLMVGVRFWF from the coding sequence ATGAAAAAAATAGTATTAAATTTGATGGCTATGATCGCCCTGGGGCAAACTGCACAGGCAAGTATGGAGGATGACCCATTGGTCACCATGTTCCTTATGGATCGATTTGAAGTACTGGACAATGATGAAAATACCAGAGTGTGGGAAGGCAGCTTTTGGATAGGCTACGATATCAATAAACTCTACATCTACAGTGAAGGGGAAGCGACTTCTGACGGCTTGGAGTCAAGCCAAAATGAACTGGTCTATTCCAGGGCTGTAGCACCGTTTTGGGATGTACAGATAGGGTTGGCCTATGACAAAAATGATGATGCATCCAAAACATGGGGAGAGATCGCGATTTCAGGTTTGGCACCTTACTACTTTGAGACAAGAGCAGCTCTGCTTGTCAATGGAGATGGGAATATCGGTTTACGTTTAGATGCAGAGTATGAAGCACTGCTGACACAGAAACTGATACTCACACCATCACTCGAAGCAGATCTCTACACAAAAGACGATCCGGATTTGCACATTGGTTCCGGACTCTCCAACATAGAAGCAGGATTACGGTTACGCTATGAATTTATACGTGAATTTGCACCCTATATCGGTGTCACCTGGGAAAAGACATTTGGAAATACCCGCGAATACAATCCTATAGATGAAACCAGTTTAATGGTGGGTGTGAGGTTTTGGTTTTAA
- a CDS encoding heavy metal-binding domain-containing protein, with amino-acid sequence MGQDFYVCPLHPETHQDHPGICTKCSITKRGDYPS; translated from the coding sequence ATCGGCCAGGACTTTTACGTCTGTCCCTTACATCCCGAGACACATCAGGATCATCCGGGAATATGCACCAAGTGCAGCATAACGAAGAGAGGAGATTACCCATCATGA
- a CDS encoding copper-translocating P-type ATPase translates to MKHNTDHSEHHDHHSHMAADFRKRFWISLVLTLPILVLSPLLQNLVGLRETISFSGDLYLLFGLSSAVFWYGGWPFLKGLFNELKSLQPGMMTLVAVAITTAYLYSSAVVFGLTGKMFFWELATLVDIMLLGHWIEMKSVMGASKALEALAKLMPSDAHKLMPDGSVKDVPLGELAVGDRVLIKPGEKIPADGIIVKGESSVNEAMLTGESTPVTKISGAEVIGGAINGEGSLTIEVKGTGKDSFLSQVIDLVKQAQQSKSKTQNLANTAAVWLTIIALGGGAVTFFIWLGFMGKEFAFAIERSVTVMVISCPHALGLAVPLVVAVSTALAAGNGLLIRNRTAFESARKLQAVIFDKTGTLTEGRFGVTDTLMLAQDIDEETLHRYAAAVDANSEHPIAKAIAASAEKKLPVENFKSIPGKGAQGRVEGKEIKVVSPGYLREQNIELDEQHIEPLQAQGKTVVFVLVDEQLKGAIALADIIRPEAKQAINALKALNIRCMMLTGDNKATAQWVSEQIGLDEYFAEVLPQDKAEKVKEVQARGVLVAMTGDGVNDAPALAQADVGIAIGAGSDVAVETADVILVRSNPLDVVAIVQLSRATYQKMIQNLIWATGYNAVAIPLAAGVLYSWGVLLSPAIGAVLMAASTVIVAINARLLKIKR, encoded by the coding sequence ATGAAACACAATACTGACCATTCAGAGCACCACGACCATCATAGCCACATGGCGGCGGATTTCCGCAAGCGTTTCTGGATCTCGCTGGTCCTGACCCTACCGATTCTCGTTCTTTCGCCACTGCTGCAAAATCTGGTCGGTCTGCGCGAAACCATCTCTTTCTCCGGCGACCTCTATCTTCTATTTGGGCTATCATCGGCAGTCTTTTGGTATGGCGGCTGGCCATTCCTTAAAGGTTTGTTCAATGAGCTCAAATCCTTGCAGCCCGGCATGATGACACTGGTTGCCGTCGCCATTACCACTGCCTACCTCTACAGCAGCGCAGTCGTGTTTGGACTGACCGGCAAAATGTTTTTCTGGGAACTGGCGACACTTGTTGACATTATGCTGCTGGGCCACTGGATCGAGATGAAGTCGGTGATGGGTGCCTCAAAGGCCCTGGAGGCCCTAGCCAAACTCATGCCTTCCGATGCCCATAAACTAATGCCCGACGGCAGCGTAAAGGACGTTCCTCTTGGCGAACTAGCAGTGGGCGATAGGGTGCTGATCAAACCCGGTGAGAAGATCCCCGCCGACGGTATCATCGTGAAGGGCGAAAGCTCGGTCAATGAGGCGATGCTTACCGGCGAGTCTACTCCTGTCACTAAAATAAGTGGTGCCGAGGTCATTGGCGGCGCAATCAACGGTGAAGGCTCGTTGACCATCGAGGTCAAAGGCACAGGAAAGGACTCGTTTCTGTCACAGGTCATCGACCTGGTCAAGCAAGCTCAGCAAAGCAAGTCAAAGACCCAGAATCTGGCCAACACTGCGGCGGTGTGGCTCACAATCATTGCTCTGGGTGGTGGCGCTGTCACCTTTTTCATCTGGCTGGGTTTTATGGGCAAGGAATTTGCCTTTGCTATCGAACGTAGCGTCACTGTCATGGTCATTAGCTGCCCGCATGCCCTCGGTCTGGCTGTGCCGCTGGTGGTGGCCGTATCTACGGCATTGGCCGCAGGCAATGGCCTCTTGATCCGTAATCGTACTGCTTTCGAAAGCGCGCGGAAACTGCAAGCTGTCATTTTTGACAAGACCGGTACGCTGACAGAGGGGCGCTTTGGCGTGACAGATACACTGATGCTTGCACAGGACATTGATGAAGAGACATTGCACCGATACGCCGCTGCTGTGGATGCGAATTCCGAACATCCTATTGCCAAGGCTATTGCCGCTTCCGCTGAAAAGAAACTGCCGGTCGAAAACTTTAAAAGTATCCCTGGAAAAGGTGCGCAAGGCAGGGTCGAGGGTAAGGAGATCAAGGTGGTTAGTCCCGGCTACCTGCGTGAACAGAATATCGAACTTGATGAGCAGCATATTGAGCCTCTGCAAGCTCAGGGGAAAACAGTCGTCTTCGTCCTAGTCGACGAACAGTTGAAAGGCGCGATTGCCCTTGCCGATATCATACGGCCCGAAGCGAAACAGGCGATCAATGCGCTAAAGGCACTGAACATACGCTGCATGATGCTCACAGGCGATAACAAGGCGACGGCTCAGTGGGTCTCGGAGCAAATAGGGCTAGATGAATATTTCGCCGAAGTCCTGCCACAGGACAAGGCCGAAAAAGTGAAAGAGGTCCAGGCCCGAGGGGTACTGGTAGCCATGACCGGTGACGGTGTAAACGACGCTCCTGCGCTGGCTCAGGCTGATGTAGGAATCGCTATCGGTGCAGGTTCTGATGTGGCGGTAGAAACCGCCGATGTGATACTGGTACGGAGCAATCCACTGGATGTTGTAGCTATCGTGCAGCTTTCCCGCGCCACATATCAAAAAATGATCCAAAACTTGATCTGGGCCACGGGATACAACGCTGTCGCCATTCCTCTAGCAGCAGGCGTGTTGTACTCATGGGGTGTACTTCTCTCTCCTGCAATAGGTGCGGTATTGATGGCCGCAAGTACGGTAATCGTTGCTATTAATGCTCGATTGCTGAAAATTAAACGGTGA